Proteins from a genomic interval of Candidatus Desulfofervidus auxilii:
- the alr gene encoding alanine racemase produces the protein MSVLVEIDLKAIAANLAEIKKFVGNKIKIMPVVKADAYGHGLIPVAQTLVKNGVEFLAVSYVTEGIELREAGINIPIVILLGVLPEEIEAVFKYQFIPVIYRLEIASLLSKKAIKYKTVLSVFLKIDTGMGRLGVFYKEAISFLKSILTMPGLKILGITSHLAVAESNEEFTKKQLSRFKEVLKAAKEMGFQLPYNHIANSAGILNYNESFFQVVRPGLSIYGIYPVSSLRKKIKLKPAMSVKTKIIYLKWLPPNVGVSYGHTFMTSRKTKVAVLPIGYDQGLLRQLSNKGEVLIQGKRAPIIGTVCMHLTMVDVTHIEHLNLGEEVVILGKQGKEEITAEEIAKKAGTISYDVLCRFGKNNLRVYKC, from the coding sequence ATGTCTGTTTTAGTAGAAATAGATTTAAAGGCTATTGCAGCTAATCTAGCAGAGATAAAAAAATTTGTTGGGAATAAAATTAAAATAATGCCTGTAGTTAAAGCAGATGCTTATGGACATGGACTTATACCAGTAGCACAGACATTAGTAAAAAATGGGGTGGAATTTTTAGCTGTAAGTTATGTAACAGAAGGGATAGAGTTGAGAGAAGCAGGAATTAATATACCTATTGTTATTTTGCTTGGAGTACTTCCAGAAGAAATTGAGGCTGTTTTTAAATATCAGTTTATACCTGTCATTTATCGTTTAGAAATAGCCTCCCTTTTATCAAAAAAAGCAATAAAATACAAAACAGTTTTATCAGTATTTTTAAAGATAGATACAGGTATGGGAAGATTGGGTGTATTTTATAAAGAGGCAATCTCTTTTTTAAAATCTATTTTGACTATGCCTGGCTTAAAAATTTTAGGTATTACATCACATTTAGCAGTAGCAGAGTCTAATGAAGAGTTTACTAAAAAGCAATTGAGTCGTTTTAAAGAAGTATTAAAAGCTGCTAAAGAGATGGGATTTCAATTGCCTTATAATCATATTGCAAATAGTGCAGGCATCCTTAATTACAATGAAAGTTTTTTTCAAGTTGTAAGACCTGGCTTAAGCATCTATGGCATTTATCCTGTTTCTTCTCTTAGGAAAAAAATAAAATTAAAACCAGCAATGAGTGTTAAAACAAAAATTATTTACTTAAAATGGCTTCCTCCTAATGTAGGAGTAAGTTATGGTCATACATTCATGACATCAAGAAAAACAAAAGTGGCTGTTTTACCTATTGGTTATGATCAAGGACTTTTAAGACAACTTTCTAATAAAGGAGAAGTTCTTATTCAAGGTAAAAGGGCACCTATTATTGGTACTGTTTGTATGCACTTAACTATGGTAGATGTTACACATATTGAGCATCTTAATTTAGGGGAGGAGGTAGTAATCCTTGGGAAACAAGGGAAAGAAGAGATTACAGCTGAGGAGATAGCAAAAAAGGCAGGTACTATAAGCTATGATGTGCTTTGCCGTTTTGGTAAAAATAATTTAAGGGTATATAAATGTTAA
- a CDS encoding YcaO-like family protein, protein MLNSSFKKYTYGQDKACSPTETIKKALNRLYQDKKPILKEILRIDTLDRIGIPVYTCKLNLEVIKTLGFEETFGKGITPEQAQASALMELVERYSGFSFLKKNFLIDSFIKIKEKAIPIENLLLPLPFLFRQDIFVEKLRNVSLCWIEAYNLIKNKKFLFPLPWFYRIYGTTGWAAGNSLEEAILQAICEIIERHCVSIVMEERLEVPTIRIDSINSSLIQELLKKISDAGIELFIKDFSLGLGIPTIAVIAHDPSPPTPTLKVYAAAGTHLNPNFALIRALIEFTQHRAQIIYRELIQKRPGGPTYCFLRFKDLKDANFLIKGDKIPFSNLPSFSHPDFKVEIEYILNLISQRGFEVFIIETTHPSIQLPSVIVTIPGVRLNRPSTKLHPYLLLARQFMDLKDYKKALSYIEETFEDEPSYRKLPQILCQAAVCAKKASDYQKALKYYEEAVEIAPYLLQSEKFVLDFAETHAKIFKSSQTDS, encoded by the coding sequence ATGTTAAATTCATCTTTTAAAAAATATACTTATGGTCAAGATAAAGCTTGTTCCCCAACTGAGACAATAAAAAAGGCATTAAACCGATTATATCAAGATAAAAAACCTATATTAAAAGAAATTTTGCGAATAGATACATTAGATAGAATTGGTATTCCCGTTTACACTTGTAAGCTTAATTTAGAAGTTATTAAAACTCTTGGGTTTGAAGAGACATTTGGTAAAGGTATTACACCTGAGCAAGCCCAAGCTAGCGCCCTTATGGAATTAGTAGAAAGATATAGTGGTTTTTCTTTTTTGAAAAAGAATTTTTTAATAGATTCCTTTATTAAAATAAAGGAAAAAGCTATACCAATTGAGAATTTACTTTTACCTTTGCCTTTTCTTTTTAGGCAAGATATATTTGTTGAAAAATTAAGAAATGTTTCTTTATGTTGGATTGAAGCATATAATCTTATTAAGAACAAAAAATTTTTATTTCCCTTACCTTGGTTTTATCGCATTTATGGTACTACTGGTTGGGCAGCAGGTAATAGTTTAGAAGAGGCTATTCTTCAAGCCATTTGTGAAATTATTGAAAGACATTGTGTTTCAATTGTAATGGAAGAAAGACTTGAAGTGCCTACTATAAGGATTGATTCAATAAATTCTTCATTAATTCAAGAATTGCTTAAAAAAATTTCTGATGCAGGTATTGAATTATTTATAAAGGATTTTTCATTAGGTTTAGGTATTCCTACAATAGCAGTTATTGCTCATGATCCCTCTCCGCCAACGCCAACTCTAAAAGTATATGCTGCTGCTGGAACTCATCTAAATCCAAATTTTGCTCTTATTCGAGCCTTAATAGAATTTACTCAACACCGAGCACAAATCATTTATCGTGAATTAATACAAAAGCGTCCTGGTGGCCCAACCTATTGCTTTTTAAGGTTTAAAGATTTAAAAGATGCAAATTTCCTTATAAAGGGAGATAAAATTCCCTTTAGTAATCTTCCTTCTTTTTCTCATCCTGATTTTAAAGTAGAAATAGAGTATATTTTAAATTTAATCTCTCAAAGAGGATTTGAAGTATTTATAATAGAAACTACTCATCCTTCTATACAGTTGCCCTCTGTTATTGTCACTATACCTGGTGTTCGACTTAATCGGCCAAGTACAAAACTTCATCCTTATTTATTATTAGCTCGCCAATTTATGGATTTAAAAGACTATAAAAAAGCATTAAGTTATATAGAAGAAACTTTTGAAGATGAGCCTTCTTATCGTAAGCTGCCACAGATTCTTTGTCAGGCAGCTGTATGTGCAAAAAAGGCAAGTGATTATCAAAAAGCATTAAAATATTATGAAGAAGCAGTAGAGATTGCTCCTTATCTCCTTCAATCTGAAAAATTTGTATTGGATTTTGCTGAAACACATGCCAAAATCTTTAAATCATCTCAAACAGATTCTTAA